DNA from Evansella sp. LMS18:
AGAACCTCATTTCCCATATAACAAAGGGAAGCGAACATTCTTTTCAGCATTCTTACACCAGAGGCTTCAATGCTGCCAACTGCAGTAAAGTCAAACAGCAGGGTTTCCGTACTCTGTTCTTTTGAAGACGCCAGTACATTGTTTTGTATAACGTTCATTTTGTCTTCGTTGAGATCCCCATATAACGGAATGAGAGCCACTCCATCCGTAATTTGTATGTACGGAGCCGACAGGCGGTTATTCTCCTGCAGCGCTTCCTCCAGCTTTTCCTTTTCTCCGAGCAGCTCAAAATTAGTTTCACTAAGCCGCTCTCGCAGGTTCGCCAGCTGTCCTGAAACTTCATCAATGGATCTATCTTTCCGGAAGATGATTATCTCTCCATACAGGTCATTTCCCCAGCCTACAGCAAGTTCAACAGGAATGACTTCCCCTTGCTCAGTAACCAGGTTAGCTTCCAGGGTTACTTTTTCCTCTTCCGGTTTAACCCACCTTTTTACTTTATCCCGGCTTCCTTCCTCCACAGCCGAAAGAAAGGTATCTGCTTTACCGAGAAGTGCCGCCGCCTCTGAGGTAGAATCTAAAATCTTAAAGTTCCTGTCTATTACAACCGCGGAGAGCGGCAGATGATTAAGAGCTGTTTGCATTATTTCTGCCTCCCTTACAGTCGTCAAGCCAGTATTGAAGGGAGCGTAAATCCCTTATTATAATTACATCATCCTTTTGAAAGGAGGAAAGTCCATACTTTTTTGCCATCCGGCCGCCAACAAGAATTAATGGTTTATATTCCCCATTGCTGATTTTTGCAATATATTCCTTTACCGCAGGGAGTCTGTAGGACAAAGCTGCAGAAAGGGAAACGACATCCGGCTTCCACTGTTTAATGGCTGCCAGTGCATGATCAAGCGGAAGGTCGGGACCGTGGTATCTTACACTCCACCCTTTATCCCTGAAGAGTGCTGCAGCCATTTTCATTCCTATATAGTGCTGCTCCCCTTCTACACTAAAGAGCATCGCTTTCTTTTTTACCGGCAAATCCTCATCCGCCTGCCGGTATTTCTGTTCCATTGTCCGGGAAAGAGCGAAATCGCAAACTGCTGTAGCAAGATGCTCGTCAGCTACGGTAATCTCGTTTTCTTCCCAAAGTTCGCCTATATAGTACATGGCAGGGGTTATGAAATCTTCATACAAACTAAGCCGGGAATATTTATTCTCAATTTCCTTAAATTGCTCTATTACCCCGTCTTCCCGCCCTTCAAGTAAAAGGCCAGCCAGCTGCTTCGGTTCCATTATCATCTGTCATCCCACCTTGGCTTACCGGCCAGACTTGAGTATAGCAATCGCTTCATCAAGCATATGCAAAAATGCCTGCTCCTCATCAGGGTCTGTTTTACCGGGTATGATTTCTTTTAATCTTTGAAAATTATCGATGATAAGCTCCGTCCCTACCTGTCTGCTCGTTAGTACTCGTTCAAGCCACTCCGTATAATCAGTAAAATACTTATTATCATCCATTAAACAGGCGGTTTCCAGATGATTCAGATGGTGGAAGTTATCCTCTTCGGTCCGTTTATATCCATTTTCACCAAACTTACCCCACAGCGCTGGATAGGCATCGTAAATTTGCTTTACAGCCTCGCTAACTATTTCTCTCTTCACTTCCTGTTTCATCGGGCCACTACCTTATATCGGGAGACTTTCGGCACGATAGAAGCCAGTTCTTTATCCGGATACTTTTTTTCAAGTTCATGTATTTTTTTATATTCGTCACTGGTCACCCAGGCGAGATAATTCTCTTTTGTTTCCCATTCCAGATGTACGGTTAGTTCCTGGGGTTTTTTATCATTCTGAAGCAGCTGAAAAGAAAGGAATCCTTCAGCTTTATCAACACCCCTCGTCCGGTTCCGGTATATGTTGATTACTTCTTCCGTCTTTTCTTCGGGCACAGTCACGGTGGAGGTAACAATGTACATTCAAAAACTCCTTTACAAAAAAAAAATAGAGGTGCCGTTTCATAATCTATATACTAACCATATAGAAGGGGTAAAGCTGTGTCAAACGTTAATGTTCTGTGTGCGCTATCGATGGTTAGTGTGGATTATCCAAAGACGGAAGTTGTCTTTTTGGTAAATGTTAATTAAATCAATTTGGCAAAGTTATTTCATGAAGCTCTGTTCAGTAACTCCTCCTGTAAAAGTGCTGTTCCCGCTAGAGTCGCCGTCTTACGCTGCTATCGAAAAGAAACGTTCGTTTTTTAAAACACAAGTCTATATATGAAACTCATTCATCTTAAAAAATCTTTTCTATATATCCTTTAAGGATATCCGCAGAGTTATCAAAACGGGCTGTCTCTTCTTTGTTCAGCTTTAAATTCACTATTTCTCGTATTCCCCCTGAATTAATTACCGCAGGTACCCCTGTATAAACTTCCTCATGGCCGTACTCACCTTTCAGCAGGGCTGAAACGGGCAGGACAGCATTTTCGTCTTTCGCAATTGCCCTGGTTATCCTAGCCAGCCCCATCCCGATACCGTAATATGTTGCTCCTTTTCGCTTAATAATCTCATAGGCAGCGTCACGTACTTTTATAAATAATTCCTCTAATTCTTCCTCATTCGGCCTGTTTTCTTCATCAAAATCGAATAATGGTTTCCCGGCAATCATTACATGGCTCCATAATGGCAGTGATGAATCGCCGTGTTCCCCTAAAATGAGGGCATGTACGTTCCTGGAATCCACCTTAAACTTATCCGCTAATAAGTAGCGGAATCTCGCTGAATCAAGTACTGTCCCAGAGCCAATCACCTGGCTGGAAGGAAGGCCGGAGTACTTCCATGTCGCATATGCCAGCACATCAACTGGATTAGTCGCAACTAAAAAGATTCCCTTGAATCCCGATTCCATTACTTTAGTAACAATATCTTTAAATATCTTTGCGTTCTTCTCCAATAATTCCAGCCGTGTTTCTCCAGGAGCCTGATTCGCCCCTGCACAGTTGACAACGAGATTGGCATCTTTGCAGTCTTCATAGGAACCCGCCCATATATTCATTGGGAACGAAAAAGGCATACCATGCAGCAGATCGATCGCATCCCCTTCCGCTTTATCGTGGTTTACGTCAATAATAACCAAGTCTCTCA
Protein-coding regions in this window:
- a CDS encoding STAS domain-containing protein; the encoded protein is MQTALNHLPLSAVVIDRNFKILDSTSEAAALLGKADTFLSAVEEGSRDKVKRWVKPEEEKVTLEANLVTEQGEVIPVELAVGWGNDLYGEIIIFRKDRSIDEVSGQLANLRERLSETNFELLGEKEKLEEALQENNRLSAPYIQITDGVALIPLYGDLNEDKMNVIQNNVLASSKEQSTETLLFDFTAVGSIEASGVRMLKRMFASLCYMGNEVLITGVKPDQAKRLHELDIKLHIEFIHSLKAAVRKFYE
- a CDS encoding B12-binding domain-containing protein, which produces MIMEPKQLAGLLLEGREDGVIEQFKEIENKYSRLSLYEDFITPAMYYIGELWEENEITVADEHLATAVCDFALSRTMEQKYRQADEDLPVKKKAMLFSVEGEQHYIGMKMAAALFRDKGWSVRYHGPDLPLDHALAAIKQWKPDVVSLSAALSYRLPAVKEYIAKISNGEYKPLILVGGRMAKKYGLSSFQKDDVIIIRDLRSLQYWLDDCKGGRNNANSS
- a CDS encoding antibiotic biosynthesis monooxygenase, with the translated sequence MYIVTSTVTVPEEKTEEVINIYRNRTRGVDKAEGFLSFQLLQNDKKPQELTVHLEWETKENYLAWVTSDEYKKIHELEKKYPDKELASIVPKVSRYKVVAR
- a CDS encoding L-lactate dehydrogenase, producing the protein MEIKSMKVVIIGAGAVGSSFAYALLNQGFVRDLVIIDVNHDKAEGDAIDLLHGMPFSFPMNIWAGSYEDCKDANLVVNCAGANQAPGETRLELLEKNAKIFKDIVTKVMESGFKGIFLVATNPVDVLAYATWKYSGLPSSQVIGSGTVLDSARFRYLLADKFKVDSRNVHALILGEHGDSSLPLWSHVMIAGKPLFDFDEENRPNEEELEELFIKVRDAAYEIIKRKGATYYGIGMGLARITRAIAKDENAVLPVSALLKGEYGHEEVYTGVPAVINSGGIREIVNLKLNKEETARFDNSADILKGYIEKIF